The Streptomyces sp. NBC_00691 genome has a segment encoding these proteins:
- a CDS encoding ribonuclease H family protein gives MVEKIIAACDGASKGNPGPAAWAWVIGRADGAIDRWEAGPLGRATNNVAELTALERLLETLDPAVPVEVRMDSQYAMKAVTTWLPGWRRKGWKTSSGSPVANKDLVVRIDALLTGRDVDFVYVPAHQVDGDPLNDAADRAASHSARTQEPLDSAAGATLPPPEAPTRASAPRARSSATSGSAGTSSGGSSGGPAARRSRPSGGTLKARFSGRCRCGKAYDKGETIAKNPDGWGHPTCV, from the coding sequence ATGGTGGAAAAGATCATCGCGGCGTGCGACGGCGCGTCCAAGGGAAACCCCGGCCCCGCGGCCTGGGCATGGGTCATCGGCCGCGCCGACGGAGCGATCGACCGCTGGGAGGCCGGCCCGCTCGGCCGCGCGACCAACAACGTGGCGGAACTCACCGCCCTGGAACGGCTGCTGGAGACCCTCGACCCGGCGGTTCCGGTCGAGGTCCGGATGGACTCCCAGTACGCCATGAAGGCCGTCACGACCTGGCTCCCCGGCTGGCGCCGCAAGGGCTGGAAGACGTCCTCCGGCAGCCCCGTGGCCAACAAGGACCTGGTCGTCCGGATCGACGCGCTCCTCACCGGCCGGGACGTCGACTTCGTCTACGTCCCCGCGCACCAGGTCGACGGTGACCCCCTCAACGACGCGGCCGACCGCGCGGCCAGCCACAGCGCCCGTACGCAGGAGCCCCTGGACTCCGCCGCCGGAGCCACGCTGCCGCCCCCGGAAGCCCCGACACGCGCCTCCGCGCCCCGTGCGCGCTCCTCGGCGACCTCCGGCTCCGCGGGCACGTCCTCGGGCGGATCCTCCGGCGGTCCGGCAGCCCGCCGGAGTCGCCCGTCCGGCGGCACGCTGAAGGCGAGATTCTCGGGCCGCTGCCGCTGCGGCAAGGCCTACGACAAGGGCGAGACCATCGCGAAGAACCCCGACGGCTGGGGCCATCCCACCTGCGTCTGA